The following proteins are co-located in the Nomia melanderi isolate GNS246 chromosome 1, iyNomMela1, whole genome shotgun sequence genome:
- the LOC143174469 gene encoding rRNA N(6)-adenosine-methyltransferase Mettl5-like: MASIQLRKLEEYLQQLDGFEKPKVLLEQYCTSAHIASHMLYTAQTQFDDVEGHTVADLGCGCGILSLGAQMLGASHTVGFEIDSDAINIFSRNCNDTELFVEIVQCNILQYLPGQFEKYFDTVIMNPPFGTKRNAGVDMKFLEIATKLASNAVYSLHKTSTRNYVLQKAAQFDAKGKVIAELRYDLPKAYKFHKKATIDVQVDFIRFELNG, translated from the exons atggctAGCATACAGCTCCGTAAGTTAGAAGAATATTTGCAACAGCTGGATGGATTTGAAAAGCCAAAAGTATTACTTGAACAGTACTGTACCAGTGCACATATCGCATCCCATATGCTGTATACTGCTCAGACCCAATTCGATGATGTAGAAGGTCATACAGTAGCGGATTTAGGATGTGGATGTGGTATTTTGTCTCTTGGAGCACAAATGTTAGGAGCAAGTCATACTGTTGGTTTTGAAATAGATTCTGATgcaattaacattttttctagAAATTGCAACGATACAGAATTATTCGTGGAAATTGTACAATGTAATATACTTCAGTATTTACCAG GACAATTCGAAAAATACTTTGACACGGTTATTATGAATCCACCTTTtggaacaaaacgtaacgcagGTGTAGATATGAAATTCCTAGAGATTGCTACGAAACTCGCATCCAATGCTGTGTACTCTTTGCATAAGACAAGTACGCGCAATTATGTACTTCAGAAAGCGGCACAATTTGATGCAAAAGGGAAAGTCATTGCAGAATTGAGATACGACCTACCGAAAGCATACAAATTTCATAAGAAAGCCACTATAGATGTTCAAGTGGATTTTATACGATTCGAATTAAAtggttga
- the LOC116425256 gene encoding SOSS complex subunit C-like isoform X1 gives MVQFQWPLNTHWKGNHFCGTFLRVCQFEEQDSKFLMAFSQSNSRELQNRKILEELQLKKQMLLKQGVAPTLNTPLAVTPAGSPSNLPSTQPSDGIAMSASQRAALHNAHAASSGYFVTQDSSFGNLILPVLPRFDAK, from the exons ATGGTGCAATTCCAATGGCCTT TGAATACACATTGGAAGGGGAACCATTTCTGCGGCACATTTCTAAG GGTTTGCCAATTCGAAGAACAGGATTCTAAATTTTTGATGGCTTTTTCGCAATCAAATTCAAGAG AATTGCAAAACAGAAAAATCTTAGAGGAGTTACAATTGAAAAAGCAGATGCTCTTGAAACAAGGCGTAGCTCCAACTTTAAATACTCCTCTAGCGGTTACACCGGCGGGATCTCCTTCTAATTTG CCTTCAACGCAACCTTCTGATGGCATTGCAATGAGCGCGTCGCAAAGAGCTGCCTTACATAACGCTCATGCAGCTTCGTCAGGGTATTTTGTGACACAAGACTCTTCTTTTGGCAATTTAATTTTACCTGTTCTGCCCAGATTTGACGCTAAATGA
- the LOC116425256 gene encoding SOSS complex subunit C-like isoform X2, protein MRLRVCQFEEQDSKFLMAFSQSNSRELQNRKILEELQLKKQMLLKQGVAPTLNTPLAVTPAGSPSNLPSTQPSDGIAMSASQRAALHNAHAASSGYFVTQDSSFGNLILPVLPRFDAK, encoded by the exons ATGAGGTTAAG GGTTTGCCAATTCGAAGAACAGGATTCTAAATTTTTGATGGCTTTTTCGCAATCAAATTCAAGAG AATTGCAAAACAGAAAAATCTTAGAGGAGTTACAATTGAAAAAGCAGATGCTCTTGAAACAAGGCGTAGCTCCAACTTTAAATACTCCTCTAGCGGTTACACCGGCGGGATCTCCTTCTAATTTG CCTTCAACGCAACCTTCTGATGGCATTGCAATGAGCGCGTCGCAAAGAGCTGCCTTACATAACGCTCATGCAGCTTCGTCAGGGTATTTTGTGACACAAGACTCTTCTTTTGGCAATTTAATTTTACCTGTTCTGCCCAGATTTGACGCTAAATGA